One stretch of Mycolicibacterium fallax DNA includes these proteins:
- a CDS encoding MlaD family protein, translating into MSRRAALALAPALAAVLLASCSAPGALSGGDRNGYDLRLEFDSALNLPDRARVVLDGVTVGTVTAVAIADRKVVVTARVDAGVPIPADSHATLAQPTVLGDVFVALYRPADAGPDPAALPPGGTVPLARTSSPPSVEDTIAGLANFVASGSIQRAQQTLIGLNTVAESSPVALGEISARVATNLDELADNLDSVDLALTGLADTAAVLGGKRAAIEHWLSPAGMLGLDRATQVTSRLSVMIPSIGSIYSGGFWLVPMLTTLGDAAGAVQGSRGAIGEEIPRWRTLFNDYFLPVDKYPAINITSVRDPSGRELSGDVATVLRMLGATP; encoded by the coding sequence ATGAGCCGGCGCGCCGCGCTGGCCCTGGCGCCGGCCCTGGCGGCGGTGCTGCTGGCGTCGTGCAGCGCACCGGGAGCGCTGTCCGGCGGCGACCGCAACGGCTACGACCTGCGACTGGAGTTCGACAGCGCGCTGAACCTGCCGGATCGGGCCCGGGTGGTGCTCGACGGCGTCACCGTCGGCACCGTCACCGCCGTGGCGATCGCCGACCGCAAGGTGGTGGTGACCGCCCGCGTCGACGCCGGGGTGCCGATCCCCGCCGACAGCCACGCCACCCTGGCCCAGCCCACCGTGCTCGGCGACGTGTTCGTCGCGCTGTACCGCCCGGCCGACGCCGGCCCGGACCCGGCGGCCCTGCCGCCCGGCGGGACCGTCCCGCTGGCCCGGACCAGCTCCCCGCCGTCGGTCGAGGACACCATCGCCGGGCTGGCGAACTTCGTGGCCAGCGGCTCCATCCAGCGCGCGCAACAGACCCTGATCGGGCTGAACACGGTGGCCGAGAGCAGCCCGGTCGCGCTCGGCGAGATCTCCGCCCGGGTCGCGACGAATCTCGACGAGCTGGCCGACAACCTGGACTCGGTGGATCTGGCGCTGACCGGGCTGGCCGACACCGCGGCGGTGCTCGGCGGCAAGCGGGCGGCGATCGAACACTGGCTGTCGCCGGCCGGGATGCTCGGCCTGGACCGGGCCACCCAGGTCACCTCCCGGCTGTCGGTGATGATCCCGTCGATCGGCAGCATCTACAGCGGTGGCTTCTGGCTGGTGCCGATGCTGACCACGCTGGGCGACGCCGCCGGGGCGGTGCAGGGCTCCCGGGGCGCGATCGGCGAGGAGATCCCGCGCTGGCGCACCCTGTTCAACGACTACTTCCTGCCGGTGGACAAGTACCC
- a CDS encoding MlaD family protein encodes MRTALAVAVCVLATATSCGPGRPAAGAEGCAIMADAIGLYPGNPVTALGYPIGTVRAVTPAAEHVRVDFTVEADRRIPADVRAVTRSTSILADRSLELVGNHTGGPELDPARCIPPDRTATPKSLSELVGSIATFADALSPPGSTGLADTVDGLYTGLHGQGPRTADLLTRMSALLQSPDRAISDTGAVLANLAQLSGELTALRGTAKQVLLDAEATTGDLVAATDGVRRMTETLPLMVTMVADLERELGDETQRVLDTVSIPLRKASPHATALAGLLNPIPGWISNAADRFNDQGLQLKWRPPMFRIRTPDGLLQCGIMNSRVPGSCADIAGTPYAVDVALLQYALIEAAR; translated from the coding sequence ATGCGGACCGCGCTGGCGGTGGCGGTGTGCGTGCTGGCCACCGCCACCTCGTGCGGGCCGGGCCGCCCGGCCGCCGGCGCCGAGGGCTGCGCGATCATGGCCGACGCCATCGGGCTGTACCCGGGCAACCCGGTCACCGCGCTGGGCTACCCGATCGGCACCGTCCGCGCCGTCACCCCCGCCGCCGAGCACGTGCGGGTCGATTTCACCGTCGAGGCCGACCGCCGGATCCCGGCCGACGTCCGCGCGGTCACCCGGTCCACCTCGATCCTGGCCGACCGTTCGCTGGAGTTGGTCGGCAACCACACCGGCGGGCCCGAACTCGACCCGGCGCGCTGCATCCCCCCGGATCGCACCGCCACCCCGAAGAGCCTGTCGGAACTGGTCGGCTCGATCGCCACCTTCGCCGACGCGCTGAGCCCGCCGGGATCGACCGGCCTGGCCGACACCGTCGACGGGCTGTACACCGGGCTGCACGGCCAGGGCCCGCGCACCGCCGATCTGCTCACCCGGATGTCCGCGCTGCTGCAGAGCCCGGACCGGGCGATCAGCGACACCGGCGCCGTGCTGGCCAACCTGGCGCAGCTCAGCGGCGAGCTGACCGCGCTGCGCGGCACCGCCAAACAGGTGCTGCTGGACGCCGAGGCGACCACCGGCGATCTGGTGGCCGCCACCGACGGGGTGCGCCGGATGACCGAAACGCTGCCGCTGATGGTCACCATGGTCGCCGACCTGGAGCGCGAACTCGGCGACGAGACCCAGCGGGTGCTCGACACCGTGTCGATCCCGCTGCGCAAGGCCAGCCCGCACGCCACCGCGCTGGCCGGCCTGCTCAACCCGATCCCGGGCTGGATCAGCAACGCCGCCGACCGATTCAATGACCAGGGGCTGCAGCTCAAGTGGCGACCGCCGATGTTCCGGATCCGAACCCCCGACGGGCTGCTGCAGTGCGGGATCATGAACTCCCGGGTGCCGGGCAGTTGCGCCGACATCGCCGGCACCCCCTACGCGGTGGACGTGGCGCTGCTGCAGTACGCGCTGATCGAGGCCGCCCGATGA
- a CDS encoding MlaD family protein, with protein sequence MQSLRRPDSTLLLGIGALLLAAVIAVTAVTLYTGPPGQRPVVFFTTDAASVRPGDPVRIAGVNVGRIDELDLQDDRVRVRVLVDRDVFVGDRSQIQVRMRTVVGGHYTAIVSLGDTALGTEPIPADRVTLPYNLVRTVTDATRITDQVAAGSVHDTLDRVADGLRGDNAHTFATVLDAGNALTAAIDRQRGQLSTILHVSDEYLDALRGHTAELRAMLQKVSIIEATLVVYAEGFGRALAGMGDVLDGLNPVGQFYAGNSASFIEKVRNWQEIVATWAERSGLVVRGLRRVRDKLDRVLDAQNARPVLLATDLCIPLPDRAC encoded by the coding sequence GTGCAATCCCTGAGACGCCCCGACAGCACGCTGCTGCTCGGGATCGGCGCCCTGCTGCTGGCCGCCGTGATCGCGGTGACCGCGGTGACGCTGTACACCGGCCCGCCCGGGCAGCGGCCGGTGGTCTTTTTCACCACCGACGCCGCGTCGGTGCGCCCCGGCGACCCGGTCCGGATCGCCGGGGTCAACGTCGGCCGGATCGACGAGTTGGACCTGCAGGACGACCGGGTCCGGGTCCGGGTCCTGGTGGACCGCGACGTCTTCGTCGGCGACCGATCCCAGATCCAGGTCCGGATGCGCACCGTGGTCGGCGGCCACTACACCGCCATCGTCTCCCTCGGCGACACCGCGCTGGGCACCGAACCGATCCCGGCCGACCGCGTCACCCTGCCCTACAACCTGGTCCGGACCGTCACCGACGCCACCCGGATCACCGATCAGGTCGCCGCCGGATCGGTACACGACACCCTGGACCGGGTCGCCGACGGCCTGCGCGGGGACAACGCGCACACCTTCGCCACCGTGCTGGACGCCGGCAACGCCCTGACCGCGGCGATCGACCGGCAGCGCGGCCAGCTCTCCACCATCTTGCACGTGTCCGACGAGTACCTCGACGCGCTGCGCGGCCACACCGCCGAGCTGCGCGCAATGCTGCAGAAGGTGTCGATCATCGAGGCCACCCTGGTGGTGTACGCCGAGGGCTTCGGCCGCGCGCTGGCCGGCATGGGCGACGTGCTCGACGGGCTGAACCCGGTCGGCCAGTTCTACGCCGGGAACTCCGCGTCCTTCATCGAGAAGGTGCGCAACTGGCAGGAAATCGTGGCGACCTGGGCGGAACGCTCCGGCCTGGTGGTCCGCGGCCTGCGCCGGGTCCGGGACAAGCTGGACCGGGTGCTGGACGCGCAGAACGCCCGGCCGGTGCTGCTGGCCACCGACCTGTGCATCCCGCTGCCGGATCGGGCCTGCTGA